The following proteins are co-located in the Streptococcus downei MFe28 genome:
- a CDS encoding SDR family NAD(P)-dependent oxidoreductase has product MTAQRQRVVAITGASGGLAQAIIKLLPQDDIVLAVGRNQEKMAKLYADRPNFHSYGLNSRDDQALAQLVDQVYKEFGRIDVFINNAGFGEFKAFDTFDAPSIRETFDVNTLAAINFSRLVGERMAVAGSGHIINIASMAGKMATAKASVYAATKFALIGYSNALRLELADSQVYVMTVNPGPISTKFFDKADPSGSYLKAVARYSLTPEQVAKKIVANMGKNKRELNLPLAMAFAAKFYALFPKTADFLSRKAFNYK; this is encoded by the coding sequence TTGACAGCACAAAGACAACGAGTAGTGGCCATAACAGGAGCTTCGGGAGGCCTAGCTCAAGCCATCATCAAGCTCCTGCCTCAAGACGATATTGTTCTGGCTGTGGGACGAAACCAAGAAAAAATGGCTAAGCTATATGCTGATAGGCCCAATTTCCACAGTTATGGTCTCAATAGTCGTGATGACCAGGCCCTAGCTCAGCTAGTGGACCAAGTCTATAAAGAGTTCGGTCGCATTGATGTTTTCATCAACAATGCTGGTTTTGGTGAATTTAAGGCCTTCGATACATTCGATGCTCCAAGCATTCGCGAGACCTTCGATGTTAATACCCTAGCGGCCATCAATTTTTCCCGTCTGGTTGGCGAGCGGATGGCTGTTGCTGGTTCTGGCCATATCATCAACATTGCTAGCATGGCTGGCAAGATGGCGACCGCCAAGGCTTCTGTCTATGCGGCGACCAAGTTTGCCCTCATTGGCTATTCCAATGCTCTGCGGTTGGAATTGGCTGACAGCCAGGTCTATGTGATGACGGTCAATCCTGGCCCTATCTCAACCAAATTTTTTGACAAAGCAGACCCCTCAGGGAGCTATCTCAAGGCGGTCGCTCGTTATAGTTTGACCCCCGAACAGGTGGCCAAGAAAATTGTCGCCAATATGGGCAAAAATAAGCGAGAGCTCAATTTGCCTCTAGCCATGGCCTTTGCCGCTAAATTTTACGCCCTCTTTCCCAAGACAGCAGATTTTCTTTCCAGAAAGGCTTTTAATTATAAATGA
- the rnz gene encoding ribonuclease Z, with product MELQFLGTGAGQPAKARNVSSLVLKLLNEIDQVWMFDCGEGTQRQILETTIKPRKVRKIFITHLHGDHVLGLPGFLASRSFQASEEQTDLDLYGPVGIRSMVLTTLKLSGTRLPYRIYFHEFDAHSLGKILETDKFTVYAEKLDHTIFCVGYRVVQKDLEGTLDAEKLKAAGLPFGPLFGKVKNGQDVVLEDGTKIIAKDYVSAPRKGKVLAILGDTRKCHASVRLALGADILVHESTYGRGDERLARNHGHSTNMQAAQVAKDASAKRLLMNHISARFLARDVRQLEADARSIFENSKVVWDLEEVEI from the coding sequence ATGGAATTGCAATTTTTAGGAACAGGAGCCGGCCAACCGGCCAAGGCTCGCAATGTCTCCAGTTTAGTCTTGAAGCTCCTCAATGAAATTGACCAAGTTTGGATGTTTGATTGCGGGGAAGGAACCCAGCGACAGATTTTGGAAACAACCATCAAGCCTCGAAAGGTCCGTAAGATTTTCATCACCCACCTGCATGGGGATCACGTCTTAGGTCTACCTGGTTTTTTAGCCAGTCGCTCTTTTCAAGCCAGCGAGGAACAGACCGACCTCGATCTTTATGGTCCTGTCGGTATTCGCAGTATGGTTCTGACCACTCTCAAATTATCGGGGACCCGCCTGCCCTATCGCATTTATTTTCATGAGTTTGATGCCCATTCCCTAGGAAAGATTTTGGAGACGGATAAATTTACGGTTTATGCTGAAAAGTTGGATCATACGATTTTTTGTGTGGGCTATCGGGTGGTACAGAAGGACTTGGAAGGCACTCTAGATGCTGAAAAGCTTAAAGCGGCTGGTCTTCCTTTTGGCCCGCTCTTTGGTAAGGTGAAAAATGGTCAAGATGTGGTTCTGGAAGATGGCACAAAAATTATTGCTAAAGACTATGTTTCAGCCCCTCGCAAGGGTAAGGTGCTAGCCATTCTGGGGGATACTAGAAAATGCCATGCCAGCGTTCGCCTGGCCTTGGGGGCTGATATTTTGGTTCATGAGTCGACCTATGGTAGGGGAGATGAACGCTTGGCTAGAAACCATGGCCACTCTACCAATATGCAGGCAGCTCAGGTGGCCAAGGATGCTAGTGCCAAGAGGCTCTTGATGAATCACATCAGCGCCCGTTTCCTAGCTCGAGATGTCCGCCAATTAGAAGCGGATGCGAGAAGTATTTTTGAAAATAGCAAGGTGGTCTGGGACCTAGAAGAGGTAGAGATTTGA
- a CDS encoding cystathionine beta-lyase: MTDVMELALKYGGFTSLDKVYLKNNLASLSLETAQLLVCPPPSVVNAYFAELYQKEGPQAATAYYLELSQAFGWLTKQPSFAEERQPFVRLNLSGKSYGFVYESAQEVAQVFSENEEPIRGQLLLEIAQIFPHYKVYQEAGTIKMRPLEFAETDVEKLDLDQSALLTDVYRLQAGYLKISGYNADEVLSVADRVSKKAQGPIYYGFSQRQFVIYIKE, encoded by the coding sequence ATGACTGATGTGATGGAATTAGCCCTCAAATACGGGGGCTTTACCAGTTTGGATAAGGTCTATCTAAAAAACAATCTGGCTAGTCTGAGCCTTGAGACCGCCCAACTCTTGGTGTGCCCGCCTCCAAGTGTCGTCAACGCCTATTTTGCTGAGCTCTATCAGAAGGAAGGCCCTCAAGCAGCGACGGCCTATTATTTGGAACTTTCTCAAGCCTTTGGTTGGTTGACCAAGCAGCCCTCTTTTGCAGAAGAAAGGCAGCCCTTTGTCCGCCTAAACCTATCTGGCAAGTCTTATGGCTTTGTTTATGAGTCGGCCCAAGAAGTGGCTCAAGTATTTTCAGAAAATGAAGAGCCCATAAGGGGTCAACTCTTGTTGGAAATAGCCCAGATTTTCCCCCACTACAAGGTTTATCAGGAGGCTGGCACCATTAAAATGAGACCGCTGGAATTCGCTGAAACCGATGTGGAGAAGCTTGACTTAGACCAATCTGCCCTCCTGACGGATGTCTACCGTTTGCAGGCTGGCTACCTCAAGATTTCTGGTTATAATGCGGATGAGGTTCTAAGTGTGGCTGACCGAGTAAGTAAAAAGGCCCAGGGGCCAATTTATTATGGCTTTAGCCAGAGGCAGTTTGTCATTTATATAAAAGAATAG
- the hflX gene encoding GTPase HflX, producing MHETAESSESVILLGVELPSSQNFDMSMQELAGLAQTAGAQVVASYQQKREKYDSKSFIGSGKLQEVASMIEADQIDTVIVNNRLSPRQNANLETAFGVKVIDRMQLILDIFAMRARSHEGKLQVHLAQLKYMLPRLAGQGVMLSRQAGGIGSRGPGESLLELNRRSIRHQISDIERQLKQVERTRSTIREKRLDSSVFKIGLIGYTNAGKSTLMNRLTDKDQYEADELFATLDATTKQIFLKDQFQVTLTDTVGFIGDLPTELVAAFKSTLEESRHVDLLLHVIDASNPNHTEQEEVVLDILKDLDMLDIPRLAIYNKMDQAQDLVATAFPNIRLSLREPESRQILRRQILDEIEQLFLPFSIKVSPDKFYKLYDLSKYALLGSYQFNQESQEISGFIAEKNKWRLEEFYD from the coding sequence ATGCATGAAACGGCTGAGTCTAGCGAAAGTGTAATTTTGCTGGGTGTTGAATTGCCCAGCAGTCAAAATTTCGACATGTCCATGCAGGAATTGGCGGGTTTGGCCCAGACAGCAGGGGCACAAGTTGTCGCCAGCTACCAGCAAAAGCGTGAAAAATACGACAGCAAGTCCTTTATTGGTTCGGGCAAGCTCCAAGAAGTGGCCAGTATGATTGAGGCAGACCAGATTGATACGGTCATTGTCAACAATCGTCTAAGTCCAAGACAAAACGCCAATCTAGAAACGGCCTTTGGGGTCAAGGTGATTGACCGCATGCAGTTGATTTTGGATATTTTTGCTATGCGAGCTCGTAGTCATGAGGGCAAGCTCCAGGTTCATCTGGCCCAGCTCAAATATATGCTACCTAGGCTGGCAGGACAAGGCGTCATGCTCAGTCGTCAGGCTGGTGGTATTGGTAGTCGGGGCCCTGGTGAGAGTCTTCTGGAACTCAATCGGCGCTCTATTCGCCATCAGATTAGCGATATAGAACGGCAACTTAAGCAGGTTGAAAGAACTCGTTCCACCATACGTGAAAAACGGCTGGATTCGTCCGTCTTTAAAATCGGTTTGATTGGCTATACCAATGCGGGAAAGTCAACCCTGATGAACCGTTTGACAGATAAGGACCAATACGAAGCCGATGAATTATTTGCAACGCTGGATGCGACGACCAAGCAGATTTTTCTTAAGGACCAATTTCAGGTAACCCTGACCGATACGGTTGGTTTTATTGGCGACCTGCCGACAGAATTGGTGGCAGCCTTCAAATCAACCCTTGAAGAGAGTCGTCATGTGGACTTGCTTCTTCATGTCATTGATGCCAGTAACCCTAATCACACGGAGCAAGAAGAGGTGGTCTTAGATATTTTGAAGGACTTGGACATGCTGGATATCCCACGTCTAGCCATCTATAATAAGATGGATCAGGCCCAGGACCTAGTGGCCACAGCCTTTCCCAATATTCGCCTTTCCTTAAGGGAACCAGAGAGTCGGCAAATTCTCCGTCGGCAAATTTTGGATGAAATCGAGCAGCTTTTCCTACCCTTTAGTATCAAGGTAAGTCCAGATAAGTTTTATAAGCTCTATGATTTAAGCAAGTATGCCCTGCTGGGTTCTTATCAATTTAACCAAGAGTCTCAAGAAATTTCTGGTTTTATTGCTGAAAAAAATAAGTGGAGATTGGAAGAATTTTATGACTGA
- the ezrA gene encoding septation ring formation regulator EzrA — protein MSSGIVVLIVALVLVVIVGYLIGVILRKRNDLRLAQLEERKQQLFEQPVAKELESVKKLNLIGQSQTTFREWNQKWTDLSTNTVKDIEANLVEAENQNDSFRFLKVRNSLGTIESQLDLAQEDISSVRDALGILKDQEDKNSARVKHALDLYEDLKTSIEDNSDNFGATKTEIEKQLKNIEAEFSQFVTLNSTGDPVEAAEILDKAEEHTIALGQISEKIPAIVAKLEDDFPDQLDDLESGYGKLLDAHYHFPERNIERRFQDIRESISSNADGLATLDLDRALEENEEIQEKIDGLYAIFEREIDANKQVMKDSKILPKYLEHAKHNNQALEKEMAHLNSLYIIEDNETLSVSKFAKELKKIEDDTIPAIENFDTQEKPFSELKRIFDDALKTLSNVEDGQIELSGELKGIERIENESRIKADDYVNQLHVIKRFMEKRNLPGIPQDFLSIFFTTSEHLETLLDELSKGRININLVARLTESAGSSMDLLIETTYRVVQNATLTEQLLQYSNRYRSFEPAVQESFEIALKLFEKEYDYKSSFEEISYALEVVEPGVTDRFVSSYERTREIIRF, from the coding sequence ATGTCGAGCGGAATTGTAGTGCTGATAGTAGCCCTGGTCCTTGTGGTCATTGTCGGTTATCTTATCGGTGTTATTCTTAGAAAACGAAATGATTTACGGTTGGCACAATTAGAAGAGCGCAAGCAACAGTTGTTTGAGCAGCCAGTCGCAAAGGAATTGGAGTCCGTTAAAAAGCTGAATCTGATTGGCCAAAGTCAAACCACCTTCCGAGAATGGAATCAAAAGTGGACCGACCTGTCGACCAATACGGTTAAGGATATCGAAGCCAACCTGGTTGAGGCGGAAAATCAAAATGATTCCTTCCGCTTCCTCAAGGTCAGAAATTCTCTGGGCACGATTGAGAGCCAATTGGATTTGGCCCAAGAAGATATTAGCTCAGTTCGAGATGCCTTGGGAATTCTGAAAGATCAGGAAGACAAGAATAGTGCCAGAGTTAAGCATGCCTTGGACCTCTATGAAGATCTCAAGACCAGTATTGAAGATAACTCTGATAACTTTGGTGCCACTAAGACTGAAATTGAGAAGCAACTCAAGAATATTGAAGCAGAATTCTCTCAATTTGTTACCCTCAACTCAACAGGGGACCCTGTTGAAGCAGCTGAAATCTTGGATAAGGCTGAGGAGCATACCATTGCCCTCGGTCAAATATCAGAAAAAATCCCTGCTATTGTGGCCAAGTTGGAAGACGACTTCCCAGATCAATTGGATGATTTGGAATCGGGTTATGGCAAGCTTTTGGATGCGCATTACCACTTCCCAGAACGCAATATTGAGCGTCGCTTCCAGGATATTCGAGAATCTATTTCTAGCAATGCAGATGGCCTAGCGACCTTGGACTTGGATCGAGCACTTGAGGAAAACGAAGAGATTCAAGAAAAGATTGACGGTCTCTATGCCATCTTCGAGCGTGAAATTGATGCTAATAAGCAAGTTATGAAGGATTCTAAGATCCTGCCCAAGTACTTGGAGCATGCTAAGCACAATAATCAGGCGCTTGAAAAAGAAATGGCTCACCTCAACAGTCTTTACATTATTGAAGACAATGAGACGCTCAGTGTTAGCAAGTTTGCTAAGGAATTGAAGAAAATCGAAGACGATACCATCCCGGCAATTGAAAACTTTGACACCCAAGAGAAACCTTTCTCAGAACTTAAAAGAATCTTTGATGATGCCCTCAAGACCCTGTCTAACGTTGAGGATGGTCAGATTGAACTTAGCGGTGAGCTCAAGGGAATTGAGCGTATTGAAAATGAGTCTCGGATTAAGGCCGATGACTATGTGAACCAACTCCATGTGATTAAGCGTTTCATGGAAAAACGCAATTTGCCTGGTATTCCTCAGGACTTCCTCAGTATCTTCTTTACAACCAGCGAGCATTTGGAAACTCTCCTGGATGAACTGAGTAAAGGGCGCATCAATATTAACTTGGTAGCCCGCTTGACCGAATCAGCTGGTTCTTCCATGGACCTTCTGATTGAAACGACCTACCGTGTGGTTCAAAATGCAACTTTGACCGAGCAACTCCTGCAATACTCCAACCGCTATCGTAGCTTTGAGCCTGCAGTTCAAGAGAGCTTTGAAATTGCCCTCAAACTTTTTGAGAAGGAATACGATTATAAATCTTCCTTTGAAGAAATCTCCTATGCTCTGGAAGTTGTTGAACCAGGCGTCACCGATCGTTTCGTGTCATCATACGAAAGAACGCGTGAAATTATTCGCTTCTAA
- the gyrB gene encoding DNA topoisomerase (ATP-hydrolyzing) subunit B — protein sequence MTEENKNREDLAQEYDASQIQVLEGLEAVRMRPGMYIGSTSKEGLHHLVWEIVDNSIDEALAGFASHIEVFIEEDDSITVVDDGRGIPVDIQEKTGRPAVETVFTVLHAGGKFGGGGYKVSGGLHGVGSSVVNALSTSLEVKVHKNGKIHFQEYKRGLVVADLKVIGDTDKTGTTVHFTPDPEIFTETTEFDFDKLAKRIQELAFLNKGLKISISDKREGKEQSQVYHYEGGIVSYVDYLNENKEVLFENPIYTDGEMDGISVEVAMQYTGTYHENVLSFANNIHTHEGGTHEQGFRTALTRVINDYARQNKLLKEKDDNLSGEDVREGLTAIISVKHPNPQFEGQTKTKLGNSEVVKITNRLFSEAFSRFLLENPQIAKKIVEKGILASKARIAAKRAREVTRKKSGLEISNLPGKLADCSSNDASQNELFIVEGDSAGGSAKSGRNREFQAILPIRGKILNVEKASMDKILANDEIRSLFTAMGTGFGAEFDVSKARYQKLVIMTDADVDGSHIRTLLLTLFYRYMRPVVEAGYVYIAQPPIYGVKVGSEVKEYIQPGADQETKLQEALERYTQGRSKPSVQRYKGLGEMDDHQLWKTTMDPEHRLMARVSVDDAAEADKIFDMLMGDQVGPRREFIEENAVYSTLDI from the coding sequence ATGACAGAAGAAAATAAAAATCGCGAGGATCTGGCTCAGGAATATGATGCCAGTCAGATTCAGGTCTTAGAAGGGCTGGAGGCTGTTCGGATGCGGCCTGGTATGTATATTGGGTCAACTTCAAAAGAAGGGCTGCACCATTTAGTCTGGGAAATTGTAGATAACTCCATTGACGAGGCTCTAGCTGGTTTTGCCAGCCATATTGAGGTCTTTATTGAGGAAGACGATTCTATTACTGTTGTTGATGATGGCCGAGGAATCCCAGTTGACATTCAAGAAAAGACTGGTCGTCCCGCTGTTGAAACGGTCTTCACCGTTCTTCACGCCGGTGGTAAGTTTGGCGGAGGCGGCTACAAGGTTTCCGGTGGTCTGCACGGGGTTGGTTCTTCCGTCGTTAATGCCTTATCAACCTCTTTGGAAGTTAAGGTCCATAAGAATGGCAAAATCCACTTCCAAGAGTACAAGCGTGGCCTCGTAGTTGCAGACCTCAAGGTCATCGGGGATACGGACAAAACAGGAACCACTGTTCACTTCACACCTGACCCAGAAATTTTCACCGAAACGACGGAATTTGATTTTGATAAGCTGGCCAAACGGATTCAAGAGTTGGCCTTCCTCAATAAAGGGCTTAAGATTTCCATTAGCGACAAGCGTGAGGGCAAGGAGCAAAGTCAGGTTTACCACTACGAAGGTGGGATTGTCAGCTATGTTGACTACCTCAACGAAAACAAGGAGGTCCTCTTTGAGAATCCTATCTACACTGATGGCGAAATGGATGGCATTTCAGTTGAAGTGGCCATGCAATACACTGGTACCTACCATGAGAATGTCCTCAGTTTTGCCAATAATATTCATACCCACGAGGGCGGTACCCATGAACAAGGTTTTCGGACCGCTCTGACGCGGGTTATCAATGACTACGCCCGGCAAAACAAGTTGCTCAAAGAAAAAGACGACAATCTTTCCGGCGAAGATGTTCGTGAAGGCTTGACCGCTATTATTTCTGTCAAGCATCCAAATCCGCAATTTGAAGGTCAAACCAAAACCAAACTGGGGAACTCAGAGGTAGTTAAGATTACCAATCGCCTCTTTAGCGAGGCTTTCTCACGTTTCCTTTTGGAAAATCCTCAGATTGCTAAGAAAATCGTTGAAAAGGGTATCTTAGCTTCTAAGGCTAGGATTGCTGCTAAGCGAGCCCGTGAAGTTACTCGCAAAAAGTCTGGCTTGGAAATTTCCAATCTGCCTGGTAAATTGGCCGACTGTTCATCCAATGATGCCAGCCAAAATGAACTCTTCATCGTCGAAGGGGACTCAGCTGGTGGTTCGGCCAAGTCCGGCCGTAACCGTGAATTCCAGGCTATTTTGCCTATTCGTGGTAAGATTCTCAATGTGGAAAAGGCCAGCATGGACAAGATTCTGGCCAACGATGAAATCCGCAGCCTCTTTACCGCTATGGGAACAGGCTTTGGAGCTGAATTTGATGTCAGCAAGGCTCGCTACCAAAAGTTGGTCATCATGACTGATGCCGATGTCGATGGATCCCATATCAGAACCCTGCTCTTGACCCTTTTTTATCGCTACATGCGTCCTGTTGTTGAAGCTGGCTATGTCTACATTGCTCAGCCACCGATTTATGGGGTCAAGGTTGGTAGTGAAGTCAAGGAATACATCCAACCAGGCGCTGACCAAGAAACCAAATTGCAAGAAGCCCTGGAGCGCTACACCCAAGGTCGCTCCAAACCAAGCGTTCAACGTTACAAGGGGCTGGGGGAAATGGATGACCACCAACTCTGGAAAACGACCATGGACCCTGAACACCGCCTGATGGCTCGTGTTTCTGTTGATGATGCTGCCGAAGCCGATAAGATTTTTGACATGCTCATGGGTGACCAAGTTGGTCCCCGCCGTGAGTTTATTGAAGAAAATGCTGTCTATTCTACCCTAGATATTTAG
- a CDS encoding HAD-IA family hydrolase, whose translation MKFHDYIWDLGGTLLDNYETSTRAFCQTLKEFGQKADHDQVYAKLKISTDAAIAHFIPDQPSFRAHYKNREAQALAKPVLFAGAKELLAKIVNQGGRNFMISHRNHLVLDILKKAGINQYFTEVVTSESEFARKPNPESMLYLKNKYAMTSALAIGDREIDLQAARAAGIEAQLFDGEKLLLETVV comes from the coding sequence ATGAAATTTCATGATTATATCTGGGATTTAGGCGGTACTCTGCTTGATAATTATGAGACCTCAACGCGGGCCTTTTGTCAAACCTTAAAGGAATTTGGCCAGAAGGCTGATCACGATCAGGTCTATGCTAAATTGAAGATTTCAACAGATGCGGCTATTGCTCATTTCATTCCTGATCAACCCTCCTTTCGGGCCCACTATAAGAACCGCGAAGCTCAAGCTTTAGCGAAACCGGTTCTATTTGCAGGTGCCAAAGAATTGCTGGCAAAAATTGTTAATCAGGGTGGACGGAATTTTATGATTTCCCACCGCAACCATTTGGTCTTAGATATTCTAAAGAAGGCGGGAATTAATCAGTATTTTACAGAAGTGGTGACTAGTGAGTCGGAATTTGCTAGAAAACCCAATCCCGAATCCATGCTTTATCTTAAGAATAAGTACGCCATGACTAGCGCTCTGGCGATTGGTGACCGAGAAATCGATTTGCAGGCGGCTCGAGCAGCGGGAATTGAAGCTCAGCTTTTCGATGGTGAAAAATTATTATTAGAAACGGTAGTGTAA
- a CDS encoding FtsW/RodA/SpoVE family cell cycle protein, with translation MPRKRKRPLDSRIDYTVILPVFLLILIGMVAIYTATSHDNPHSVLSVIIQQVIGIVVGCIIAFVVMFFDVERLWKLTPYLYGAGLALMVLPLFIYSPTLVASTGAKNWVSVGSVSLFQPSEFMKIAYILMLARMGVWFKDEYKEEEPSLKKDGRLILIYLAVTAPVLLLLVLQKDMGTAMVFLAILAGLIVLSGVSWRIILSALLVAGLGFGLFLLIFTSDWGKEWLYHMGMETYKINRVAAWLDPFAYESGIAYQQVQGLISIGSGGLFGKGFNIAELSVPVRESDMIFTVIAEDFGFVGSIVVILLYLILIFRMIRITIESNNVFNTYIATGFIMMILFHVFENIGAAIGVLPLTGIPLPFISKGGSSLMSNLIGVGLVLSMSYQNSLAKERRIDEGLSRSSWNKYWI, from the coding sequence ATGCCCAGAAAAAGAAAAAGACCTTTAGATAGTCGCATTGACTATACGGTCATCCTTCCTGTTTTTCTCTTAATCTTAATCGGGATGGTGGCCATCTATACAGCGACCAGCCATGATAATCCCCATTCTGTCCTCTCGGTTATTATCCAGCAGGTCATCGGAATTGTGGTCGGCTGTATTATTGCTTTTGTCGTTATGTTTTTCGATGTCGAGCGGCTCTGGAAACTGACCCCCTACCTCTATGGCGCGGGTCTGGCCTTGATGGTTTTACCCCTCTTCATTTATAGTCCAACCCTGGTTGCTTCAACAGGGGCTAAGAACTGGGTCAGCGTTGGCTCGGTCAGTCTCTTTCAGCCCTCGGAATTTATGAAGATTGCCTATATTCTCATGTTGGCTCGAATGGGGGTCTGGTTCAAGGATGAGTATAAGGAAGAAGAGCCTTCGCTCAAAAAAGACGGCCGACTGATTCTCATCTATCTTGCTGTAACGGCTCCTGTCCTCTTGCTCTTAGTATTGCAGAAGGACATGGGGACAGCTATGGTCTTTCTGGCTATTCTGGCCGGCCTGATAGTCCTATCCGGCGTCTCCTGGCGGATTATTCTATCGGCTCTCTTGGTGGCGGGGCTCGGCTTTGGCCTTTTCCTCCTCATCTTTACTAGTGATTGGGGCAAGGAGTGGCTCTATCATATGGGAATGGAAACCTATAAGATTAACCGGGTGGCTGCCTGGCTGGATCCCTTTGCCTATGAGTCAGGCATTGCCTACCAGCAGGTCCAGGGCTTGATTTCTATCGGTAGTGGTGGTCTTTTCGGTAAGGGCTTTAATATTGCTGAGTTATCAGTACCTGTTCGTGAATCAGATATGATTTTCACGGTCATTGCTGAGGACTTCGGGTTTGTTGGCTCGATTGTCGTTATCTTGCTCTATTTAATTCTCATCTTCCGTATGATTCGAATTACGATTGAGTCCAATAATGTCTTTAACACCTACATTGCGACGGGATTCATCATGATGATTCTCTTCCACGTTTTTGAAAATATTGGTGCGGCTATCGGAGTTCTTCCCCTGACAGGGATTCCACTTCCTTTCATTTCCAAAGGGGGTTCCTCACTCATGTCCAATTTGATTGGGGTCGGTCTGGTTCTCTCCATGTCCTACCAGAATTCTTTGGCAAAGGAAAGACGAATTGACGAAGGTTTGAGCCGCAGTAGTTGGAACAAATATTGGATTTAA